In a genomic window of Streptomyces sp. SJL17-4:
- a CDS encoding M1 family metallopeptidase, with protein MSGERTTASDPYFPDHGDSRYRVHRYELALEYRPGPNRLAGTARLSAIAGRAPLTEFQLNLSEFKVGRILVNGRAPHYTHRGGKLRVRPAKPLSAGAAFTVEVHYAGNPKPVRSPWGGLGWEELTDGALVASQPVGAPSWYPCNDRPADKASYQISVNTPSAYTVVAGGRLLTRTTKASTTTWVYEQAAPTSSYLVGLSIGMYQTVLLGDPGLGGVPQSAHVPAHLLPRFSRDFARQPAMMQLFEELFGPYPFGEYAVVVADEELDVPVEAQGLSLFGANHVDGARGSERLVAHELAHQWFGNSVTIADWRHIWLNEGLAKYAEWLWSERSGGRTAHELAAIAHRLLSAQPQDLKLADPGRKLMFDDRLYERGGLTVHAIRCALGDGAFFRMLRDWATVHRHGVVTTAAFTAHVSRYATEPVDALLTAWLQQPSLPPLPSPHGSPSIPERPAYPPTNGGSGGLGRASA; from the coding sequence GTGAGCGGCGAGCGGACAACGGCATCGGACCCGTACTTCCCTGACCACGGCGACTCCCGTTACCGCGTGCATCGGTACGAACTCGCTCTGGAGTACCGTCCCGGCCCCAACCGGCTGGCCGGGACGGCGCGGCTCAGCGCGATCGCCGGCCGGGCGCCGCTCACCGAGTTCCAGCTGAACCTCTCGGAGTTCAAGGTCGGCCGGATCCTGGTGAACGGCCGGGCGCCGCACTACACCCACCGCGGCGGAAAGCTCCGGGTGCGCCCCGCCAAGCCGCTGTCCGCGGGCGCCGCGTTCACCGTGGAGGTGCACTACGCCGGCAACCCCAAGCCGGTGCGCAGCCCGTGGGGCGGGCTCGGCTGGGAGGAGCTGACCGACGGCGCGCTGGTCGCGAGCCAGCCCGTCGGCGCGCCCTCCTGGTACCCGTGCAACGACCGGCCCGCCGACAAGGCCTCGTACCAGATCTCGGTCAACACGCCCTCCGCGTACACCGTGGTGGCGGGCGGCCGGCTGCTCACCCGTACGACCAAGGCCAGCACGACCACCTGGGTGTACGAGCAGGCCGCACCGACGTCCAGCTATCTGGTCGGTCTCTCCATCGGCATGTACCAGACGGTGCTGCTCGGGGACCCCGGGCTCGGCGGGGTGCCGCAGAGCGCCCATGTGCCGGCGCATCTGCTGCCCCGCTTCTCGCGTGACTTCGCCCGGCAGCCCGCGATGATGCAGTTGTTCGAGGAGCTCTTCGGGCCGTATCCGTTCGGCGAGTACGCGGTGGTCGTCGCCGACGAGGAGCTCGACGTGCCGGTGGAGGCCCAGGGGCTCTCCCTCTTCGGCGCCAACCACGTGGACGGCGCGCGCGGTTCCGAGCGCCTCGTCGCGCACGAGCTCGCTCACCAGTGGTTCGGCAACAGCGTGACCATCGCCGACTGGCGGCACATCTGGCTGAACGAGGGCCTGGCCAAGTACGCCGAGTGGCTGTGGTCGGAGCGCTCCGGCGGCCGCACGGCACACGAGCTCGCGGCCATCGCGCACCGGCTGCTCTCCGCCCAACCGCAGGACCTGAAGCTCGCCGACCCCGGGCGCAAGCTGATGTTCGACGACCGCCTGTACGAGCGCGGGGGCCTCACCGTGCACGCGATCCGCTGCGCCCTGGGCGACGGCGCCTTCTTCCGCATGCTGCGCGACTGGGCGACCGTGCACCGCCACGGCGTGGTGACCACCGCGGCCTTCACGGCCCATGTGTCCCGCTACGCGACGGAGCCGGTGGACGCCCTGCTCACGGCCTGGCTGCAGCAGCCGTCCCTGCCTCCCCTCCCGTCCCCGCACGGTTCCCCGTCGATACCGGAACGCCCCGCGTACCCGCCCACGAACGGCGGATCCGGGGGTCTCGGCAGGGCGTCCGCGTAG
- a CDS encoding AMP-dependent synthetase/ligase, which produces MSSAQHLLESRPPSMAHIFLSRVETTPGREAYRYPVPAEHGAPGAEEWRSLTWAQTAERVKAIAAGLLTLGLRPEERVAISSSTRVEWILADLGMLCAGVAATAVYPSTDAEETAYILADSGSRAIFVENAEQLAKVAAHTEALPALGTVVVIDPEADLPEVDGLDVLTLAELEKRGSAHLREHPDAIDTTVAAIQPDQLATLIYTSGTTGRPKGVRLVHDCWSYQAVAQEVSGLLLPDDVQFLWLPLSHVFGNALIAGQVRTGSVIAVDGRIDRIITNLPAVRPTVMASAPRIFEKVYNGIAARSKAEGGAKYKIFLWAAQVARDHARTGQETMVATGRRTLPWWLSVQHAVADKLVYGKIRAAFGGELRGSASGSAALASDIGYFFAGAGVPVLEGYGLTETSAAVTVNPVEDFRVGTVGRPLPGTEVRLAEDGEILLKGPGVMRGYHNLPEKTAEVLESDGWFHTGDIGEIDKDGFVRITDRKKDLFKTSGGKYIAPTEIESRCKAVCPYAGNILVIGNNRNYCTALITLEESVIMPWAVAQGLEGRSYAEVVSSPEAHALIDGFVQRVNGDLQRWQTIKKFAVLPRDLDIEHGELTPSLKVKRPVVERKYAEVVEAMYEGAREA; this is translated from the coding sequence ATGAGTTCCGCGCAGCACCTTCTTGAAAGCCGCCCCCCGTCCATGGCGCACATCTTCCTCTCCAGGGTCGAGACCACACCCGGCAGGGAGGCCTACCGCTACCCCGTGCCGGCCGAGCACGGCGCACCCGGCGCCGAGGAGTGGCGCTCGCTGACCTGGGCGCAGACCGCGGAGCGCGTGAAGGCGATCGCGGCCGGACTCCTCACCCTCGGGCTGCGGCCGGAGGAACGGGTGGCCATCTCCTCCTCGACGCGGGTCGAGTGGATCCTCGCCGACCTGGGCATGCTGTGCGCCGGCGTCGCCGCGACCGCCGTCTACCCGAGTACCGACGCCGAGGAGACGGCGTACATCCTCGCCGACTCCGGCAGCCGGGCGATCTTCGTCGAGAACGCCGAGCAACTGGCCAAGGTGGCCGCCCACACGGAAGCCCTGCCCGCGCTCGGCACCGTCGTCGTCATCGACCCGGAGGCGGACCTGCCCGAGGTCGACGGGCTGGACGTGCTGACCCTCGCCGAGCTGGAGAAGCGGGGCTCCGCGCACCTGCGGGAGCATCCCGACGCGATCGACACGACGGTCGCGGCCATCCAGCCGGACCAGCTCGCCACCCTGATCTACACCTCCGGCACGACCGGCCGCCCGAAGGGCGTGCGCCTGGTGCACGACTGCTGGTCCTACCAGGCCGTCGCTCAGGAGGTCAGCGGGCTGCTGCTCCCCGACGACGTGCAGTTCCTGTGGCTGCCCCTGTCCCATGTCTTCGGCAACGCCCTGATCGCCGGTCAGGTGAGGACCGGAAGCGTGATCGCGGTGGACGGACGGATCGACCGCATCATCACCAACCTGCCCGCCGTCCGGCCCACCGTGATGGCGTCCGCACCGAGGATCTTCGAGAAGGTCTACAACGGGATCGCCGCCAGGTCGAAGGCCGAGGGCGGCGCCAAGTACAAGATCTTCCTGTGGGCGGCGCAGGTCGCCCGCGACCACGCGAGGACCGGACAGGAGACCATGGTGGCCACGGGGCGGCGGACGCTGCCCTGGTGGCTCTCCGTGCAGCACGCCGTCGCCGACAAGCTGGTGTACGGCAAGATCCGTGCGGCCTTCGGGGGCGAACTCCGCGGCAGCGCCTCGGGCAGCGCCGCACTCGCCTCCGACATCGGCTACTTCTTCGCCGGCGCGGGCGTGCCCGTGCTCGAGGGCTACGGCCTGACGGAGACCAGCGCGGCCGTCACGGTCAACCCGGTCGAGGACTTCCGTGTGGGCACCGTCGGCAGGCCCCTGCCCGGCACCGAGGTCCGGCTCGCCGAGGACGGGGAGATTCTCCTGAAGGGGCCCGGCGTGATGCGCGGGTACCACAACCTCCCGGAGAAGACCGCCGAAGTGCTGGAGAGCGACGGCTGGTTCCACACCGGCGACATCGGCGAGATCGACAAGGACGGCTTCGTCCGGATCACCGACCGCAAGAAGGACCTGTTCAAGACCTCGGGCGGCAAGTACATCGCGCCCACCGAGATCGAGAGCCGATGCAAAGCGGTCTGCCCGTACGCCGGCAACATCCTGGTCATCGGGAACAACCGCAACTACTGCACCGCGCTGATCACCCTCGAAGAGAGCGTGATCATGCCCTGGGCGGTGGCGCAGGGCCTCGAAGGGCGGAGCTACGCGGAGGTCGTCTCCTCGCCGGAGGCGCACGCGCTGATCGACGGCTTCGTCCAGCGGGTCAACGGTGACCTGCAGCGGTGGCAGACGATCAAGAAGTTCGCCGTGCTGCCGCGCGACCTCGACATCGAGCACGGCGAACTCACCCCGAGCCTCAAGGTCAAGCGGCCCGTCGTGGAACGGAAGTACGCCGAGGTCGTCGAGGCCATGTACGAGGGTGCCCGCGAAGCGTGA